Proteins encoded by one window of Dryocola sp. LX212:
- the rpoN gene encoding RNA polymerase factor sigma-54: MKQGLQLRLSQQLAMTPQLQQAIRLLQLSTLELQQELQQALENNPLLEQTDPHEEIDAQEAREDEALDIRDALEQKEMPEELPLDTSWDEIYTAGSPSGAGSDYSDDELPVYQGETTQSLQDYLMWQVDLTPFSDTDTAIATSIVDAVDETGYLTVSLEEILESMGDEEITLDEVEAVLKRIQRFDPIGVAARDLRDCLLVQLSQYAKETPWLSEARLIVSEHLDLLANHDFRSLMRVTRLKEDVLKEAMCLIQSLDPRPGHSIQTGEPEYVIPDVLVRKLQGHWTVELNSDSIPRLKINQQYAALGNSGRSDSDSQYIRSNLQEAKWLIKSLESRNDTLLRVSRCIVEQQQGFFEHGEEHMRPMVLADIAQAVEMHESTISRVTTQKYLHSPRGIFELKYFFSSHVNTEGGGEASSTAIRALVKKLIAAENPAKPLSDSKLTTMLSDQGIMVARRTVAKYRESLSIPPSNQRKQLV, translated from the coding sequence ATGAAGCAAGGTTTGCAGTTACGGCTCAGCCAACAACTTGCTATGACTCCTCAGCTGCAGCAGGCTATTCGTCTGCTGCAATTGTCGACGCTGGAGCTACAGCAGGAACTTCAACAGGCGCTGGAGAATAATCCGCTGCTTGAGCAAACCGACCCGCATGAGGAAATCGACGCGCAGGAAGCCCGTGAAGACGAAGCGCTGGATATTCGCGATGCGCTTGAACAAAAAGAGATGCCCGAAGAGCTCCCGCTGGATACCAGCTGGGACGAAATTTACACGGCCGGCTCCCCTTCCGGCGCGGGATCTGACTACAGCGACGATGAGCTCCCGGTCTACCAGGGCGAAACGACCCAGTCTCTCCAGGATTACCTGATGTGGCAGGTGGATCTGACGCCGTTCTCCGACACCGACACCGCTATTGCCACCTCTATCGTCGACGCCGTTGATGAAACGGGTTATCTCACCGTTTCCCTCGAAGAAATTCTTGAAAGCATGGGCGATGAAGAAATCACCCTCGATGAGGTTGAGGCCGTCCTCAAACGCATCCAGCGTTTTGATCCCATCGGCGTTGCGGCGCGCGATCTGCGCGATTGTCTGCTGGTGCAGCTTTCCCAGTACGCCAAAGAAACGCCGTGGCTTAGCGAAGCGCGCCTGATTGTCAGCGAGCATCTCGACCTGCTGGCGAACCACGATTTCCGTAGTCTGATGCGCGTCACTCGCCTGAAAGAGGACGTGCTGAAAGAGGCCATGTGCCTGATCCAGTCCCTCGACCCGCGCCCTGGCCATTCCATTCAGACCGGCGAGCCGGAGTACGTTATTCCCGACGTGCTGGTGCGTAAGCTCCAGGGGCATTGGACCGTCGAACTCAATTCAGATAGCATTCCACGCCTGAAAATAAACCAGCAGTACGCAGCGCTGGGCAACAGCGGACGTAGCGACAGCGATTCGCAGTACATCCGCAGTAATCTGCAGGAAGCGAAGTGGCTGATTAAAAGCCTTGAGAGCCGTAACGATACCCTGCTGCGCGTCAGCCGCTGTATCGTCGAGCAGCAGCAAGGTTTTTTCGAGCATGGCGAAGAACACATGCGGCCAATGGTGCTGGCGGATATCGCCCAGGCCGTAGAAATGCACGAATCCACTATTTCACGCGTGACTACGCAGAAGTATTTGCACAGCCCGCGCGGCATTTTTGAACTGAAATATTTCTTCTCCAGCCATGTGAACACCGAGGGCGGCGGCGAAGCCTCCTCCACGGCCATCCGTGCGCTGGTGAAGAAGTTAATTGCGGCGGAAAACCCTGCGAAACCTCTGAGTGATAGCAAGTTAACGACTATGCTTTCAGATCAAGGCATTATGGTTGCACGCCGCACCGTTGCGAAGTACCGAGAGTCTTTATCCATACCACCGTCAAACCAGCGTAAACAGCTTGTCTGA
- the lptB gene encoding LPS export ABC transporter ATP-binding protein → MATLIAKNLAKAYKGRRVVEDVSLTVKSGEIVGLLGPNGAGKTTTFYMVVGIVPRDAGNIIIDDEDISMLPLHARARRGIGYLPQEASIFRRLSVFDNLMAVLQIRDDLTSEQRDDRANELMEEFHIEHLRNNLGQSLSGGERRRVEIARALAANPKFILLDEPFAGVDPISVIDIKRIIEHLRDSGLGVLITDHNVRETLAVCERAYIVSQGHLIAHGTPGEILEDEHVKRVYLGEEFRL, encoded by the coding sequence ATGGCAACTTTAATTGCGAAGAACCTCGCCAAGGCCTATAAAGGCCGCCGCGTGGTGGAAGACGTTAGCCTGACTGTAAAATCAGGTGAAATTGTCGGCCTGCTCGGCCCGAACGGTGCGGGGAAAACCACGACGTTTTATATGGTTGTAGGTATCGTGCCGCGCGACGCGGGTAACATCATCATTGATGACGAAGATATCAGTATGCTGCCGCTGCACGCTCGAGCACGCCGCGGCATCGGCTATCTTCCGCAGGAAGCGTCTATTTTCCGCCGCCTGAGCGTGTTTGATAACCTGATGGCCGTTCTGCAAATCCGGGACGATCTGACCAGCGAACAGCGCGATGACCGTGCGAACGAGCTGATGGAAGAGTTCCACATTGAACATCTGCGCAATAACCTCGGCCAGTCCCTGTCCGGCGGTGAGCGCCGTCGTGTGGAAATCGCCCGCGCGCTGGCCGCTAACCCAAAATTTATTCTGCTGGATGAACCTTTTGCCGGCGTTGACCCAATTTCCGTTATCGACATCAAGCGAATCATCGAGCATTTACGCGACAGCGGCCTCGGTGTGCTGATAACTGACCACAACGTACGTGAAACCCTCGCGGTTTGTGAACGCGCTTACATCGTCAGCCAGGGCCATTTAATCGCCCACGGCACGCCGGGTGAAATCCTTGAGGACGAGCATGTTAAGCGCGTCTATCTGGGCGAAGAGTTCAGACTCTGA
- the lptA gene encoding lipopolysaccharide ABC transporter substrate-binding protein LptA: protein MKSRINKLSLSLALSSTLLAASFSAFALTGDTEQPIHIESDQQSLDMQGNVVTFTGNVIVTQGSIKINADKVVVTRPGGEQGKEVIDGFGKPATFYQMQDSGKPVKGHASTMHYELQNDFVVLTGDAFLEQLDSNIKGDKITYLVKEQKMQAFSEKGKRVTTVLVPSQLQKKDGKAAQAPAPAPKKSN from the coding sequence ATGAAATCCAGAATAAACAAACTAAGCCTTAGTTTAGCCCTGAGCAGTACACTTTTGGCCGCCAGCTTTTCGGCCTTTGCGCTGACCGGTGATACCGAGCAGCCCATTCACATTGAATCTGACCAGCAGTCTCTGGATATGCAGGGCAACGTCGTCACCTTCACCGGTAACGTCATCGTCACGCAGGGCAGCATCAAGATTAACGCCGACAAGGTTGTGGTCACCCGTCCGGGCGGCGAGCAGGGCAAAGAAGTGATTGACGGCTTCGGTAAGCCCGCCACGTTTTACCAGATGCAGGACAGCGGCAAGCCGGTTAAGGGCCACGCCTCTACCATGCATTACGAACTGCAAAACGACTTTGTGGTGCTGACGGGCGATGCGTTCCTTGAGCAGCTCGACAGTAATATCAAAGGCGACAAAATTACCTATCTCGTGAAAGAGCAGAAAATGCAGGCCTTCAGCGAGAAAGGCAAGCGCGTGACCACCGTTCTGGTGCCTTCACAGCTGCAGAAAAAAGACGGCAAGGCGGCCCAGGCGCCCGCTCCGGCCCCTAAAAAGAGTAACTAA
- the lptC gene encoding LPS export ABC transporter periplasmic protein LptC, with amino-acid sequence MSKTRRWVIILLSLVALVLIGVNLVDKDDVTAPTVATNEPTYQSEHSSTVVYNPEGALNYRLIAAHVEYFSDTAISWFTKPVMTQYDENKVATWSLTADRAKLTNDRMLYLYGNVVLTALTPDSQLRKITTDNAQVNLITQDVASDDLVTLYGTSFNSSGMKMRGNLRSKNAELIEKVRTSYEIQNKQTKP; translated from the coding sequence ATGAGTAAAACCAGGCGTTGGGTTATTATCCTGTTGTCGCTTGTAGCGCTGGTGCTGATTGGTGTTAACCTGGTGGACAAAGACGACGTCACCGCACCGACTGTAGCCACCAACGAGCCGACTTACCAGAGCGAGCACTCCTCTACGGTTGTCTACAACCCTGAAGGGGCGCTGAATTATCGTCTGATTGCCGCGCACGTCGAGTACTTCTCCGACACGGCTATTTCGTGGTTCACGAAGCCGGTAATGACGCAGTACGATGAAAATAAAGTGGCAACCTGGTCATTAACTGCAGATCGCGCCAAACTAACCAATGACAGGATGCTTTATCTGTACGGGAACGTCGTGCTGACAGCCCTGACGCCGGATTCCCAGTTACGTAAAATTACCACAGACAACGCGCAGGTTAACTTAATCACTCAGGATGTCGCCTCTGATGATTTGGTGACGCTGTATGGCACGAGCTTTAACTCCAGCGGCATGAAAATGCGCGGAAACTTACGCAGCAAAAACGCCGAGCTGATTGAAAAGGTTAGAACATCCTATGAAATCCAGAATAAACAAACTAAGCCTTAG
- the kdsC gene encoding 3-deoxy-manno-octulosonate-8-phosphatase KdsC encodes MSNPEASLDTCYGPVSARVMERAANVRLLILDVDGVMSDGLIYMGNSGEELKAFNVRDGYGIRCALTSSIEVAIITGRKAKLLEDRCETLGITHLYQGQSDKLLAFRDLLAKLALSPEQVAYVGDDLIDWPVMAEVGLSVAVADAHPLLIPRADYVTRISGGRGAVREVCDLLLLAQGKLDEAKGLSI; translated from the coding sequence ATGAGTAACCCTGAAGCGTCACTCGATACCTGCTATGGGCCAGTGAGTGCGCGCGTGATGGAGCGGGCAGCAAACGTGCGCTTGCTCATACTGGATGTGGACGGCGTCATGTCCGACGGCCTGATCTACATGGGCAACAGCGGCGAAGAGCTGAAGGCCTTTAACGTGCGGGATGGCTACGGCATCCGCTGCGCCCTCACTTCCAGTATTGAAGTCGCTATTATTACCGGTCGTAAGGCGAAGCTCCTTGAAGACCGCTGCGAGACGTTAGGCATTACCCATCTTTATCAGGGACAATCCGATAAGCTGCTGGCTTTTCGTGACCTGTTGGCTAAACTCGCGCTCTCGCCTGAACAGGTAGCCTATGTCGGTGACGACCTTATCGACTGGCCGGTAATGGCGGAAGTGGGGCTGAGCGTGGCGGTTGCCGATGCCCATCCCCTGCTCATTCCCCGCGCGGATTACGTAACCCGCATTTCGGGCGGACGCGGCGCGGTGCGTGAAGTCTGCGACCTGCTGTTACTGGCACAAGGAAAGCTTGATGAAGCCAAAGGGCTGTCCATATGA
- the kdsD gene encoding arabinose-5-phosphate isomerase KdsD: MSHIALQPGFDFQQAGKDVLNIEREGLAQLDQYINADFSAACEKIFYCPGKVVVMGMGKSGHIGKKMAATFASTGTPAFFVHPGEASHGDLGMVSPQDVVIAISNSGESNEILALIPVLKRLQVPLICMTGRPESAMGRAADIHLCIKVPQEACPLGLAPTTSTTATLVMGDALAVALLKARGFTQEDFALSHPGGALGRKLLLRVNDIMHTGDEIPHVSKDATLRDALLEITRKNMGMTVICNDLMKIEGIFTDGDLRRVFDMGVDLHTLNIADVMTTGGIRVRPGTLAVDALNLMQSRHITSVLVADGDQLIGVVHMHDMLRAGVV; encoded by the coding sequence ATGTCACACATAGCACTACAGCCGGGCTTTGACTTTCAACAGGCGGGAAAAGACGTCCTTAATATTGAACGTGAAGGTCTGGCGCAGCTCGATCAGTACATCAACGCTGATTTCTCTGCCGCCTGCGAAAAGATTTTCTACTGCCCCGGCAAAGTCGTCGTGATGGGCATGGGCAAATCTGGCCATATCGGCAAAAAAATGGCGGCGACATTTGCCAGCACCGGGACGCCTGCGTTCTTTGTTCATCCAGGTGAGGCGAGCCACGGCGATCTGGGTATGGTTTCTCCTCAGGACGTGGTGATTGCCATATCCAACTCCGGTGAATCTAACGAAATTCTCGCGCTGATCCCCGTGCTGAAACGTCTTCAGGTGCCGCTAATCTGCATGACTGGCCGCCCTGAGAGTGCCATGGGCCGCGCGGCGGATATTCATCTGTGCATTAAAGTGCCACAGGAAGCCTGCCCGCTTGGTCTGGCACCGACCACCAGCACCACGGCGACGCTGGTTATGGGCGATGCCCTGGCGGTGGCGTTGCTGAAAGCGCGCGGCTTTACGCAGGAAGATTTTGCTCTCTCTCATCCGGGCGGCGCGCTGGGGCGTAAACTGTTACTGCGCGTCAACGATATCATGCACACTGGCGACGAAATTCCCCACGTAAGCAAAGACGCAACCCTGCGTGATGCGCTGCTGGAGATCACCCGTAAAAATATGGGCATGACAGTGATCTGCAACGACCTGATGAAGATCGAAGGGATTTTCACCGATGGTGACCTGCGCCGCGTCTTCGATATGGGTGTCGACTTGCACACCCTGAACATCGCCGACGTAATGACCACAGGCGGTATCCGGGTGCGCCCGGGAACGCTTGCCGTCGATGCCCTCAACCTGATGCAGTCCCGCCATATCACCTCTGTGCTGGTCGCCGATGGCGACCAGCTGATTGGTGTGGTACATATGCATGACATGCTGCGCGCAGGCGTGGTTTAA
- a CDS encoding calcium/sodium antiporter — protein MLLATALLIIGLLLVVYGADRLVFAASILCRNLGIPPLIIGMTVVSIGTSLPEMIVAGSAALHGQLDLAVGTAIGSNITNIMLILGLAALLHPFTVNSDILRRELPLMLVFSGIVGFLLYDNNLSRLNGALLIATAVLYLLFIVKLARLAEKQGHDSLTREQIAELPREGSLSVAFLWLAVALIILPMATRMVIDNATVLANFFGVSELVIGLTVIAIGTSLPELATTIAGARKGEDDIAIGSIIGSNIFNIVFVLGIPALIAPGDIDPLAFARDYWVMLAVSAIFALLCWRKPRSIGKAAGALLTCAFIVWIVMLWFLASPVVG, from the coding sequence ATGCTGTTAGCTACGGCTCTGTTAATTATCGGTTTACTTCTGGTGGTCTATGGTGCCGACCGTCTGGTGTTTGCCGCTTCTATACTTTGCCGCAATTTGGGAATTCCGCCCCTGATTATTGGTATGACCGTCGTCAGCATCGGGACGTCCCTTCCGGAGATGATCGTTGCAGGCTCGGCAGCCCTGCACGGCCAGCTGGATCTGGCGGTTGGCACGGCGATAGGGTCGAATATCACTAATATTATGCTGATTCTGGGGCTGGCGGCGCTCCTGCACCCTTTTACCGTCAATTCCGATATCCTGCGCCGCGAATTGCCCCTAATGTTAGTCTTCAGCGGCATTGTGGGTTTTCTTCTTTACGATAATAATTTGAGCAGGCTAAACGGCGCGCTGCTTATCGCGACGGCGGTGCTCTATTTGCTGTTTATCGTTAAGCTGGCGCGGCTGGCTGAAAAGCAGGGGCACGACAGCCTGACCAGAGAGCAAATAGCCGAGCTCCCCAGGGAGGGTAGCCTGTCCGTAGCATTTCTGTGGCTCGCCGTGGCGCTGATTATTTTGCCAATGGCGACGCGCATGGTTATCGATAACGCCACCGTGCTGGCCAATTTCTTTGGCGTGAGCGAGCTGGTCATCGGCCTGACGGTGATAGCCATCGGTACCAGCCTGCCGGAACTGGCCACCACCATTGCCGGTGCGCGTAAAGGCGAAGATGACATTGCTATTGGTAGTATCATCGGGTCGAATATATTTAATATTGTGTTCGTGCTGGGCATCCCGGCGCTCATCGCCCCGGGCGATATTGACCCGCTGGCCTTTGCCCGTGACTACTGGGTGATGTTAGCGGTTAGTGCCATTTTCGCCCTGCTTTGCTGGCGTAAGCCACGCTCTATCGGCAAGGCGGCAGGCGCTCTGTTAACATGTGCCTTTATCGTATGGATCGTGATGCTGTGGTTTTTGGCCTCACCAGTCGTTGGATAA
- the mlaF gene encoding phospholipid ABC transporter ATP-binding protein MlaF encodes MSQTEANLVDIRGVSFSRGSRQIFDNISLTVPRGKITAIMGPSGIGKTTLLRLIGGQIAPERGEILFDGENVPEMSRSRLFTVRKRMSMLFQSGALFTDLNVFENVAYPLREHRRLPEPLLRSTVMMKLEAVGLRGAANLMPSELSGGMARRAALARAIALEPDLIMFDEPFVGQDPITMGVLVKLISELNSALGVTCIVVSHDVPEVLSIADYAYIVADQHIVAEGSPETLRDNTEPRVRQFLDGIADGPVPFRYPAADYQSDLLSETGS; translated from the coding sequence ATGAGCCAGACAGAGGCGAATCTGGTCGACATTCGCGGAGTGAGTTTCTCACGGGGGAGTCGACAGATATTCGACAACATTTCGCTGACCGTGCCGCGAGGCAAGATCACTGCCATTATGGGCCCATCCGGCATAGGGAAAACAACGCTGCTGCGCCTGATTGGCGGGCAAATCGCCCCTGAACGCGGCGAAATTCTCTTCGACGGTGAAAACGTGCCGGAGATGTCGCGCTCGCGCCTGTTCACCGTGCGTAAACGCATGAGCATGCTGTTCCAGTCCGGTGCGCTGTTTACCGATCTCAACGTCTTTGAAAATGTCGCTTACCCGCTGCGCGAACATCGTCGTCTGCCGGAGCCGCTGCTGCGCAGTACGGTCATGATGAAGCTTGAGGCTGTTGGACTACGGGGCGCTGCGAATTTAATGCCGTCTGAACTGTCCGGCGGTATGGCCCGCCGCGCCGCGCTTGCCCGTGCGATTGCGCTTGAGCCAGACCTGATCATGTTTGACGAGCCTTTCGTCGGCCAGGATCCTATCACCATGGGCGTGCTGGTAAAACTCATCTCAGAACTAAACAGCGCCTTAGGCGTTACCTGCATCGTGGTCTCCCACGACGTGCCGGAAGTGCTGAGCATTGCCGACTACGCCTATATCGTTGCCGACCAGCACATCGTGGCCGAGGGCAGCCCGGAAACGCTTCGCGACAACACGGAGCCTCGAGTGCGTCAGTTCCTCGACGGGATAGCGGACGGGCCGGTGCCATTCCGCTATCCAGCGGCGGATTACCAATCCGATCTATTATCTGAAACAGGGAGTTAG